The genomic window ggaaatacatacaaatgtcttcttttagagaaccactgaatggaatgttACCAACCATGGCaggaatgttccttatgaggtgctgaccaatcttgttactttgtagccgatccatcatccaagatggccgccagcggatCACTTACTTTaccataggaccctacgggaaatacaTATAAATGTCCTCTTTTAGAGAACCTCTGAATTGAATGGagccaaacatagcataaatattccttatgagatgctgaccaaatgttgttactttgtagccgatccttcgtccaagatggccgccagcggaggacttagtttaacattggacccaTGGAAAaccatacaaatgtcttcttttttagagaaccactgaaaggaatgaaaccaaacattgcatgaatttTCCATATGATGTGCTGACCAGGTGTTGCTACTTTGTAGCTGATCAATTATCCAAGATGACTGCCAGCTTgggatttagtttaacataggacccatgggaaatacatacaaatgtcttcttttagagtaCCACTGCTTGCAATGAATTTGAAACTTAATTACTACGTCATAAATGTTCCTTTTGAGGTGGTGATCAAGTTCTGCTTCATTGTTGCTGATTTACTGTTCAAGATGGCCACCCggatttattactacatgtaaatTATGGGGCCaatattttaccaaatttggCCTCACTCATTATGTAAGTATCTGTTAGATAGtagatttttatctatttttatcttatttcaaTAACCTAAGTAcagtcaggtgagcgacacaggctcttaagagcctctagttatgtttGCACTTAGTCCAGTTGGATTTAAAACTCTGTGCATAGCCTTTCCATTTTGTACGATAACTTGCAGATTTGAACCATTGAATTAGGTTTTTAGCTCACCGGGTCCGAAGGGtcccatgtgagcttatgccatcacttgacgtcagtcgtcgtctgtcgtcgtcgttaactattttaaaaatattcttctctgaaactactggaccaaataccttcaaacttacAGTGAATGTCTGATAGTATCTAGTTAATAAATTGTATCCGAGGTTTTGATCTACCAACAAacagggctaaaaatagaacatagggttcaaatgcagtttttggtttatatctcaaaaactaaagcatttagagcaaatctgatagaggtaaaaatgttaaacagGTCAAGATCCaccagccctgaaattttcagacaaatcaaacaaaccattgttgggttgctgccactaaattggtaatttcaaggatattttgcagttttgggttattatcttgaatattattgaagatagAGATAAATTGCAAACAGCAAAAATCTTAAACAtcttctctgaaacaactgggcctaatacttctaaactttaaataaactcatcatagataccaggactaaattttgtatatacgccagacgcgcgtttcgtctacataagactcatcagtgacgctcgaatccaaaatagttaaaaaggccaaaaaaagtacgatgttgaagagcattgaagaccaaaattcctaaaagtaacTGTTTAAAGCAAAAACTGATATACATTATAGCTCAAAAATATAAATCATGTTTGATGAATGAATTGGGCTAAAAAAAAACTAGGTAAGCGATTAATTACTTGCTAAGGCTGACGTAAGTTTTAAAGTCCTTTTATTACGGTGCCTAACAGTAACCCTAACAGGTATTATATTAAACTCATAATGTTGGTGATAACTTCTGGTACAGTTTTAAACCTGCAAAGTGTTCATTATCCTTATTTATAGTTTAATTAGGAAAAATACAACAAGGTTAACAAAACAATCCCAACATTTAATACCATGCAGTTTGTTAGGGTTACAGGCTTTACTACGTTGAGTTAAAGAGCGAGAAACAcgcaaaatatataaatagattgcggtggaaataaaatataagaaacatTACCTAACTCCTCATGTTAAAACACAACGTGAAGGttattgtttttacatatttgctgataaaatattttcaacaacGTTTAATTTGCATACTTGAAATAAAGCATCTGCAATTAATTTCAGAACCCTTCTACGCATGACTAGATTacaataaacacatcatagaaacCAATATTAAAATTCCCTACGCCAGATTTTGCTTACAAAAGACTATCAGtgacacttaaaaaaaaaagttcaaatggCCAAATAATATTACGAAGtagaaatacaaaaacgaaaCCCTTTTTCAACTCCAAAACGAAGTTGTtgcaatttatataaaacaatgaacagAGAGAAAATGGTTTAGCGAATCAAATTTTATCTAAAGagtgtgtgtgtttgtttattaacAACGTTTAATTTGCATACTTGAAATAAAGCATCTGCAATTAATTTCAGAACCCTTCTACGCATGACTAGATTacaataaacacatcatagaaacCAATATTAAAATTCCCTACGCCAGATTTTGCTTACAAAAGACTATCAGTGacacttaaaaaaaagaagttcaaaTGGCCAAATAATATTACGAAGtagaaatacaaaaacgaaaCCCTTTTTCAACTCCAAAACGAAGTTGTtgcaatttatataaaacaatgaacaaagaGAAAATGGTTTAGCGAATCAAATTTTATCTAAAGagtgtgtgtgtttgtttattaacGACGGTTTGTTCCAAATAAAACAAgcatcattttatttatttaatgtactgaaaattgtttgaaatatcgAATTAGGCAACGCAAAAATTCTTCTCGTATAGTTTTCATCACATCCATAGTCATTAAAGCTATCAAAAAATCTAGATAACATTGAAACATCGATATCACGAAACCATGAAAGATCTCCATCAgattcaatatgaaaaaaatcgttCATCGTAAAGATTTCACTTTCACAATCATTTTGAACATTTCGTGTTATAATTCTGCCCGTGATTTTCATGATAGTTACGATTAAATCATGAACTTGTTTCTCGTATTCTGATCCAACGAAATGAACTTGTATCATTTTGTTAAACTCCTCCTCACTATGTGGTAAATCAGATTGTCTTAGATAGCATAAAAATCGcaaaaaatgacaatatacttCAGGACAAACTTGATAAAAAAGTGCATTTCTTTGCCTATAGTCTTCTATggataacaaatttaaaaaacaattaaaaaatctcGACAGTTCTCTCACAGATATTTTTCCGGACTTATCAGAAATAGTGATATTTTCTGTATAATAATGATTTAAACAACCTAGAAACTCAGAACTCAACTCCTTTGTCATATGTGTTGTGCTAGAACATTCCACAACAGTTTTAGTGCCAACATGGAAACATCTAAACTTGACGCTTTCTAAAACAAAACTGGTGACTTGCAAGCATTCTTGGAATTTTCCCTGATTATACAACCAGCTTGCTAGCATTGTCTTACCACACACCAAATCTGCGCTACATCCTATACACAATAAATGTATGTATAGTTTTCGTAAGGTATGTAGTTGTTTATGGGTCATTTTCTTATCATCTATTTCTAAAAAGTGACAAATGTGACTCAGAAAGCGACATCGGATAACAGGTGTATTTACCATAGATTTTACATATGATAGGAGGTATTTCTGTCGTTTAGCGATGATCATATTGCTCATAATGAGTTTTGCGTGTCTTGACAGATCTAAAATAAGTCTTAAGcattcttttttaaactttacatttTGAACACAATAAAGCGATCGTATTGATAGTGGATACTTTAAAAACGTTTTAAGTTTTCTCAAGGTTGAACTTAAAGTAACCCAGCTGAATCCACTGTGCCGTATTTCGCACAAGAGCGCCAGCAATTTTTCTTTTCCTGCTGGTGTGAAACGTTCTAAAAACATATTATTGATTCGAACAAAGTAGTTTGGACAATTTTCCTCTACAATAAATTGAATCAGGCGTTCCAAGCATAAATGGAATGATAAAATAAGGAAATCGACATTCCAAATAGATTGTGGATTGTCTTCTATTACCCAGAAAATTGTGGTCTTCAAAAAGTAGGAACACAAATGTTCTGCTATATCATGATGGACGCATATTACCTCTTTTAAAATGAGTTTCAGTAATCCATATACTAACAGTTGTGTATGACTAAAAGAATGAACTAGCTCCCTTTCTGCAAATGAAAAGGATAGTCTCCATTCAATTTCTTCTGTGGTTCTAGCATCCACTTTACTACTGACAGGAACTAAATGACAActttgactttgaatattttggaTCATTTCCCGTGAAGGCcatccgtattttctttttctaagCACCCATTCGCTCGCAATGTTTGGCCAAGTGACAGTTTTTATACAATAAACTAAATCAAAGTCTTCTCCACAAGTTGAAGCAGTCATAGCTGGTCCATGAGGTTCCATTTGAAAAATCAATTTCATAAAAGGCACGAAAACAGAAATACTTGTTTTAAAGAAAGAACTTGAAAGCAGAGTAGACGGATAACCTCTCATCCAAGTTTCAACCAGAACGTATCCTGGTTTTAAGTCAGGTAACATTGAATCGTATCGACATGACAGCAAGGGATTCGATTTATCATCACCTTCATACGCTTCAATTGTGGAGTCTGTCATCATAATATCTGTGTCGCTTCCTTTCATATCCAAACCCTCGGCTTTACTTCCGCTTGCAAGTAGTGTATTACTCAAAAAATCTATATTATGAGGATATTTCTTATCAATTATTCTCCTGCGACACCTAACAATGTACTCATTTCCAATGTGATATgataaaaagcaaaacagaatTTTGGATTGTGAGTAGAAGTTTATGAGTCGGTTTCTTTGGTtgcctgaaaaataattaaacatagAAACTGTTTTTACTACTGAAATGGCCATTTAAAACTGAACATTTTTAAATGTCTGAATTAATCGCAAGGAAAAATGTCAAGAATCTTTTTCAGTTATTCAGTACGTGTTCATTACCCTGATCCGCGCATGAGATCTAGTACatttaatcacaaaaatactgaatttcgaGGAAAATGCAAAACGGAAATTCTCTCAAACGCtaaaaacacaccaaacgaaatgataacacctgtcatattcctgacttggtacaggcattttattatgtagaaaatgtaggaatgaacctggttttatagctagctaattctcccacttgaatgacagtcgcatcaaattccattatattgacaactatgcGCGATCAAAGCAAACATACattaaaggtaaaaatgtcaaaaatatagcAGTAAACGATGGTACATTTTTAATcactaaaaaacaaacaaatatgtaacacagaagCACAAAAAAGGAAAAGTTGagacaaatttaccatagtacaatgaTAAAATCACGGTATGAATAAGTACAGAGCCAAatcatatatgtaacaaagaaacataaaacggcatatagacaaagcacatactAGTAGCACAAACGAAAGACAAGCAACAAACaagttttacaatagcacaattatagcgggatgtataagtacagagccaaaCTATATGTATCGAGGTAACaccaaaaggcatatagaaaaagcaaattatcaaaaatgaaagcCAGGAATACGAGAATATCAACAATAATtacaggatgtacaagtaccccaAGTatctaaatcaaaataaaaatattaaacaaagaagcacaaaatggcatatattACATTTAACAACCTCGATTATTGCTTTCTTATTTATGAATTTAGTTCAGTACTGACTTATATAATTAAGAGAAAACGCCTTGCATTCGATTCAGTAGCGCCAAGAGCGTTTTCGTACGAATCCGTACATCGACAAAATAGTCGTTTGGGAATCTTCATTAGTATTCAGTGCCAGGTAAatctatatattttgatattttatagtttgtGCAAATTTATAAAGCTTGTCTCACTTCATTCATTGTTGTTGATTGGGTCAGCTGATGCACGTCTCCGGGTGCGGATTTTATCGCTATAATAAAGACACATTGGGggcctttggtttttttttcttttttttttttatctttggctTGGTTGTtttcactttgacacattcccaatttctatGCTGAATTCTATGTAGCTTCACTTATCCTTCCTCAGGGGAATTTAAAGTCTGTGTATGGAACAACGTATTAGATATAAACGAAATAAATCTATGTAATAATGAAATATTGTTGCACTAGGGTTTTCGATATctcaaactagtcaaaacatttattaaattttacaatcGATACAAGGACtttattcgtaaatataaatcaacatgcataCATTTTAAACGTTCACGTATTTCACATctaatcttttatggtaatattctttacaaagctgCACAAGCATGTCGACATTCaactcaaaagctaaccaaatcCTTACACAGAgttatcaagaagggatatagttacaatactgtggtcaggtcattaaagatggcatatgTTGGCTTTAATATTCAGTCACTCATAGGGTATTTGCAttggaaataatcacatttattctaaaaccagttctTTGTACGATACGGGTTATGTTTTATAATGATATGATACTTAACGCCTAACGAAAGGGAGCGTGCTTGGTATTTTCGTCATGTTTCAGATTGGGGGCCTCGGCTATTGTTTTATCTTTGGTCAGGTTATTATGACTTTGActcattcccaatttccattctcaatttaatgtaGCTCAATTTGTCCTTACCTGGCGGAATGTTAAGTCTGTCTAAATACTCATCTGTTATGTAAATATCAGGCGTCCATGGTTCATCGtacatc from Mytilus galloprovincialis chromosome 5, xbMytGall1.hap1.1, whole genome shotgun sequence includes these protein-coding regions:
- the LOC143075677 gene encoding uncharacterized protein LOC143075677, with protein sequence MYDEPWTPDIYITDEYLDRLNIPPGNQRNRLINFYSQSKILFCFLSYHIGNEYIVRCRRRIIDKKYPHNIDFLSNTLLASGSKAEGLDMKGSDTDIMMTDSTIEAYEGDDKSNPLLSCRYDSMLPDLKPGYVLVETWMRGYPSTLLSSSFFKTSISVFVPFMKLIFQMEPHGPAMTASTCGEDFDLVYCIKTVTWPNIASEWVLRKRKYGWPSREMIQNIQSQSCHLVPVSSKVDARTTEEIEWRLSFSFAERELVHSFSHTQLLVYGLLKLILKEVICVHHDIAEHLCSYFLKTTIFWVIEDNPQSIWNVDFLILSFHLCLERLIQFIVEENCPNYFVRINNMFLERFTPAGKEKLLALLCEIRHSGFSWVTLSSTLRKLKTFLKYPLSIRSLYCVQNVKFKKECLRLILDLSRHAKLIMSNMIIAKRQKYLLSYVKSMVNTPVIRCRFLSHICHFLEIDDKKMTHKQLHTLRKLYIHLLCIGCSADLVCGKTMLASWLYNQGKFQECLQVTSFVLESVKFRCFHVGTKTVVECSSTTHMTKELSSEFLGCLNHYYTENITISDKSGKISVRELSRFFNCFLNLLSIEDYRQRNALFYQVCPEVYCHFLRFLCYLRQSDLPHSEEEFNKMIQVHFVGSEYEKQVHDLIVTIMKITGRIITRNVQNDCESEIFTMNDFFHIESDGDLSWFRDIDVSMLSRFFDSFNDYGCDENYTRRIFALPNSIFQTIFSTLNK